CTCGTGGCCATCAAGTGCGAGGAAAATGACAATATGCTGGGTACACAGCTCTGCCAACATATCATCGGTAGGTCTTGTTTGTGAAGACACTCGGATAGTTGGATCGAAAGGCGAAAAGAAGCGCAACGCATTCGCAACTGTTTTCTTCTTTGTAGGCATGGATCCGCAGAAGATTGGAAACCCGCGGGTAGACGAGCCGCACAACAACGCGGACGAGGAGCAGTGCATGATCTACCAGGAATTCCTGCTCGATCCTAGTCTCTCCGTGCAGCAATTGCTGGCGGAAACGCGTGCCGAGATCGTTGACTTCGCGCGTTTCGAGATCGGCGAGGAGCTTGACGAGGAGCCAACGCTGAAGAGCGTTCTGACTTGCGGCTGATGTCGACTGCCGATTGTTATCTATCGTTAATATTATAAGTTTCACGGTAATACACGATAgctattatttgtattatttacatcaaaaaaGCGAAGAAATCATATGTGAAAATGGATTCTTGAgttatttatctttaagaaCGAACGTTTGAAAGGAACAGTCATTCTCAGTTTTCCCAGCTATGTACAGtgtattgtattgtaataaaatcgattatgatctatcgtaaaatttaaattatttcaattatccTTTTAACGTGTATCAAATCTTGAAGCTCTTGTCTTCTCACTGCAGTTATagaattatgttattatagcaaaaaaaattaagaaatcgtgtaaattatttttttttgcgctctatatattttctttttctcgataAATGCGACAGAATATTTTACACGCGTCACCAACATTGTTCGaatgttaaaatgtatttaaatataaaaaaattgaatataattcgAAAATTCGAAAAGTATGTACATAGTCAAATAAGATACATGTTACGAAAGATCCTCGCGGTACAAAGCGCCCGCAGGAATTGTCTTCGCTTTGGTCCTTTTCAGTTTTCTCGCGAGCCTCACGGACTTCCACAGCCACATCCGGGAGTCCTTCTTCCAATAGAGCGCGATATCCGCGGGGGAATGCCTGATGCCCTGCAGGAAGAcaaaatcttaatattttcCTACGATCTtcaatatgtaattcttttctatacaattataatttttaaattcgatatacgaatataaaaaatcaaatattcaaGAAAACTATTTCAAAATCTTGTCCTTACTGTCTTTAATAACATTCTGAATATCGTGAATAAACTATTTAATGTCTGTTTGAATTTCTTTGTCAATATAGGTTTTATACAAATtctgaattttgaaaaatcaatttgCTTCCCAAAAAGATTAAACAGTCATGGATAAATAAGAACATTTGACCTGGAAAATTAAGATTTCCGGTCCCTGGATCACCAATTGAAAGGTAGATTTTTCTCTCGTCTTGAAGAGCGGAACGGTTTGCTCCTGCTCGGAATCATTGAAGTAATCCGTTTGCACGTCGCTTGTTCTAAATCCTAGGTAATTCTTCGTCTCAAGCTCCAGATTTTCCAAAGCGGACGTGAAATTTCCAATGTCCTTGCAAATCCCAATTCCAAcctaaatcaaataaattcatttaaaaaatagttttcattttaaaatattcatcttgcactatataaaagtataaaattgaataattaaaatgtacattagctcggaatcttaaaaaaattaattaaaaattagatttattaatttatatatttttcaacacagaatttataacatatatagtctttatcactttttaattcttaattcgtaattatttatatatctttgtatttatttgtaatcatttttgtattcaataaattaaacatttatctaCACGGCcgttttaattcaaaattaaaataatgtaaaaaatggaattcctttaacttaaaaattggaattaaataacaataaaataaaattgttataattatatataggattaaattaatttatgaatatgtTTAGTTTTAATGTCTCGATAAACCTGAATTCCTTGAGAGCAAACGTGGCGATTTAAAGCGGCtacggcggtggcggcggcagcAGCATCCTTCGTCCTGGCCGCGGGATGATCGTTCTCATCCCACTTCAGGTTCTCAACTGTCCGGAAAGAAAAAGCGCACGTTGTACGTTAGGAAATTCGCAACGTCCTTCTACCTCGATATTATACCGCTCGACTGATCAGACTCCTCGTTTCGCCAATCCATCCTCGCGCCGTCGAAGGATGGTAAGACGAAGACAGCTCTTTGACATTTGTCGATGAGACCCGCATCCCGCATCCCTCCCGTCAGGGGAAAAATGCGCTGCGAGCGCACTTTGTTTCAAGGAccgaatcgaatcgaatttATATGGCTTCAGGAAACTCGATACCCGATGAAAAGAGACCTTCCATCATGCTGGAGgacaaagaataataataaaaatattatatatatatatataacatagtataaaattgtgtattattttttatgtcttcTTTTGCCAGAAAAACGCATATTAACTACGTTGCACGAATGTATAGAGGGATTTTTAAGTCTTTGTTCAGCTTTAAACTTTCATAATTTCTGTTctatgtacaataaaattaattattaaaaaaagtaaacgaaagaatttaatttctcaacACACCGTTATTATGTTTTTACACTAACTACAATTTTGATGtttttcacaaattaattCCATCGCGTAGAAAACTGAGGTACCTATATACGAAAAAACtgcttgcacattgcttcctcatagtttttagtttctaagtgtgcaagtagaaattttttttctactaaattttctactaaaattttcgagtttttatatagaaactcaaaaattttattttgaccacttttctaaaaaaatcgcTTTGTGGCAGTTTGAAAGCAATGCTGCTGATTACGAATATCATAGTTAAAGTGcgattttctcattattttggtCGTAATACAGATTTTACGATTCTAGTAATAAATGACTCCTATCGACccttaaaggaaaatatactttattatagtgtttttgAAAGCTCTCGATGTGAGCTAAATGTTCCTGCAATTTATTTTGGTGGTTTTTATAACCGATTTTCTTGAtatgacaattattataagaacCTGACGTCCAGTCtgtatgtctgtctgtctgtctgtctgaccgcgaactactcatttgtTAAtagaccgaattttaaagaattatatatgaaacaggggtagaatttttcgaaaatggCGGTGGCGGGGTTAATTTTTTgtgaccgatttttttaaaccggttgcgtaatttttctaatttttcggaaattatttgaccgaattttaaagaattatatataaaatagaggtagaaaaaactaaaaagaatgtgtaataaaattagaataattgctaataataaaaaagtttccaatttctttaaaaaaaaatgtacgtgattgctctaatttccgcaaattttgagatatcaagctaaaattttttttatggataatttttatggataattttttgttaccgattttctgaaAACCGGTTTCGAATTTTTCGGAGACGAATCGAATCTTAAAAAACTATATAGAAAGTAGGGGTAAAATTTTCCGGGGATTGCCATGATGtgtgtaatttttcatttccgactttttggaaaccggtaccaaaatttgtctaattttttgagaaataaaacgtaatttttcgagaaataataagtatctatataatatcCGACAGCGAGTTACTCATTCATTAACGgaccgattttcttgaaaccggtgcaaaaatttttctaattttttagggacggaccgaatcttaaagaattatatagaaaatagaattttttggaGATCGCCATGATgagtataatttttcttttccgattttttggaaaccgatactgaaattttttataacctGAAGACAAAGAAACAGTGAAAAGGAAAAGACGCGTATGCATGACTTTACTTCTAATGCATACTAGTGACTGTAAAAAGGAACCAAATAATCTACcaatcagaattaattttatccgACCAATAAAATGTCAAGCTAAATCTGTAACAGATTTCCATGttgaaactaaagatattttcaaatcaagaatattcttttttttctgtgcgTTATTTTAGTCgctgtatattaataatcttgCTGTTTATAAGTTGCCTAATATAAGATAGGCGCGTTACAGATGTTTGGACCAGATAGCTTATTATTCACTATATGCAAGGGCAACGGCCGAATTGCGTGTACCTGTGTGTGGCCGTTTCTCGATTGTCGGCAACTTGCATGTGTCATCAAACAACAAAAGAtacatctctttttctttaaataagtaaaaattattatttgcgaaatttatgttgtttttatgtaaatcaTTTTAAATCTTAGATATgctattatatgaaaaattttttatgtcaaaactTATCGCTGTGTGAAATGTATacctaatatatgtatatgatttcagatataaatttataatataataattaataaaaaattttccacacAAATTTCATGATTTATCAATTAAACAATGCGTAAAATGCGTGAAAAATCGTCACCGCGTTTTGACCAAGGATTCTGGTTGATGTAATTCTAAAAgtgatgtaattttagatgCTTTGATATAAGCATGTTaaaccagtgtcgaaaaagtgaaagggaTGCGACTccagataatataaaatatgtatgagAGACGTCGACGTATCTTACGTATCTAacataatagtaaaattttcacatttggattttgcgtcgcaatatctccgctcgtagggcacgttgcggaaaaataaaaacatttttctttatatattgaccccaagctatcgatcaagcctacttagaacttgatccgttcactcgttatatgagatctcaacatctcgagtactcggAACTCGTCCGGttgcgtaaaagagtcacggtcggtctcgctccgcatacttggcgcgagacactaccgtgatAATTAAGCGCGAGAGACACTccttgataattaaattttattgcgaaaaatattacctcagctaGATTTCGAACCTTGAATCTACTTCATTCCGTAAATTCCGTATAACGTATTCGATCACTGAGGCATGTGCTTTCAAGTCTGACAAATTTAGTCGGCGCGCAGTCAAGATTggaagatatgtaaaatagtaataaaaataaaactttcgcgcATCAATTGGGGACTGCGACAAAAACAAGGTTGTCAAGAACAAAGAAGAAGAGGCAGAAGCATGGCACGacaagtataattaaatattaaaacctgtaacaattaaaaataaatgtgcacactaaattattaaaaaaattaatgcgtctcacaaattatttaaaaaataaatatgtataataagtaatttgataatatttatacgaatatttatatactcatTGACTTCGCCAGACGAATTCACATTGCAGTCATAACACGTATGTACATTAATATGTCGTACGCGtaacgagagcgagagaaataAATGCGAAAGAGATTCTCCCACTTCGCCTAATTaagaataacaaatttttagtttCGCGAGAATTCAGAAATTTGTCGACAGTTAATACCGCGGAGAGATGTGCACAATTCCCTGCGGGGCCCTTAATTTCCGTACATCTGCAAAGTATACGTTCCGAGACGCGTGGAACGGCCGGACGACAGCGCAGTTCGCCGGCACACTTgtggaaataatgaaatatgcaGAACTCATCGGCGTATGTTAATCccgaaattattaataaattctgtaatgtgtcgcgtcgcatcgcgtcgcgCGATAGCAGGCCCACGAGATGCTTTTCACGTCGCACATGCGTTGTTGTTCCCATTATCGGGCCGCATGCACAAATATCACGCGCAACATGTTGCAAAGAATTTCGGCGCGGGCCGTTGCGtaacgtcgcgcgcgcgaagaagCTTGAAGGACGTGTTTACGAcacgtcgttaatttaatatttatctcgattcatttatattgtttgtttCTTTCTCGCTGTTCCTGTTTCAGTTCGCACTTGAAAAGGGCTCGAATCTTGAGCCGAAACGTCGTgcatttttgtacatattgcgccagttaatcgagaaataaattgaatttgctGATTTTATTCACTGGCGGACGAAATTATTaccgataaattatttttcaataatttttttaactgtcaGGGAGAcgatcaaaaaataaaaaaaattttgttagaaaCTTTCAAACTTCCAATATAccacaaaaaattttcgttgatgtgttttgttttgttatcgagaaaataattgtttaatttgtgCGTACGCGTGAATATTCAGTACTCTGTGCGGCAGCCACGTCTGTACGGTGAACGCTCTCGCTCGCTGCACGGCGCGCTAGGCGAACTATGAgcatttcatttaaataattaaactttattgctttattttattacgtggCTGAGGTATTTTTtgtcgcaataaatttaattatttaaatcagaTGCTTATATAAGTATCACAGGCATGTCCGTTGATTTCATATGACGAGTCAGTTAGACGAATAGACCGCACTTGAGAAGGGCTTGAACCTTGAGCCGAAACTTAGTGCATACTTTCTACTTTGTGCCAGTTAGTCGAgcaatcaaataatatttatgttctTATTTTGAGGtcttaaattcatattttaagttAGGACATTTAACACCTTAAAACTCACTGTATTTTAACTTAATCAAacttgtataaataaaagaaaatacaaaaacaaaaaaattatatttatataaaagaatatacatttttatattatataaaaggatatatttttagataggtaaaaatataaaaatttacttactttattttcaataaatataaccaaaattgtaactttttgacattttgcatcaatttttttaaaaatgatgcGATAGCAAAATTGTGAAAGCAGATTCAACTTTATAGCACATCAAACTACTTTGGTAGATACTACGtagtctaaaaaaaaagatttacgcAAGAATGTGTTACTAAACTCGTCAGATGGCTTGGGATTTGTTGGCTTGGGCGGGGgaaacataataaaagaaacacgAAGTCAATGATATCCTCATTCGGACAGTAATACTTATATCAAGTTAAACTAATACTTTGCATGATCATTAACTACAATGTTGTTTGAAAATAGTGTGTTGATTTATCTGgcaattattgttatatgttACTTTCTTTGGAACTTATACCGCCGAGTGTTTTTTATTAGAAGGCTAGATACTTTACCAGGACCTAAAACATGGCCATTTATTGGTAACTGTCATATGTTGTTGGGTTGTGAAGGTAATACTTTTaaactacatatatattataaatattatcaaactacacaaaatttaaaaattggcattaaaattttctgaagTAAATATCCCAAATAGAATTAATCATGATTatgacaattattaatttagtatAATGACTAAAGATGAGATATTGAGTTTAATATGAATGTGTAAGGCACTATTTTTTTCCGTCAAATTAATtcttagatattattttactccagatattattttattagaaagaaactttataaaattaaattataaaacttaataaaattgtgtataaaatcggatgtataaaaataatatcaacacaacagaattaaatataattaaatgttttagttaaatgtatataattcaaaCCTTTCATGAGCgcttctaaatttaaaaatatctgaataaaattaaagattttcagtatacgtgtatatgtaAGAAACATAATTGAAATCATATTTACTTaacagattataaaatttttttgttattgttttaagttttaaagtaGAGGAGACCAGGGCTatctgtttacgttttttgaaagtttattgaaaaattaataaagatatttggcTGAACATTTTAATGCTGtaatctttcaaaatttccatttaaaacAACGTAATTAGAATCGTTCATCtgttaacattttaaagagataaatttttttaataggcAAGTTGAGCGTATATATAGACAGATGGTCCCGTATGCGGCCACATTCGAAAAGCTATCTGTTcacataatgaaaaaaatattatttatattaatttttatacttatttataatattatttaattattattatcaaatatataatattgaaaaaactgcCTAATCAAAAGAGTCAAAGTAGTAGGCGTTTTGCGTAGGCTTTCTGATAGGATTCCTGCGTAAAActaacttttctttattttcggTGGCATCAGACTGATTTTGAGTCCGTTGCAAAATCAATGTGATGAGTTTCTTTTGTCCCCGCAATTATCTAATCCTTTTTCTTGCATTTGAGGCATTTACATTTCCTCAGCAGcgtttaaaatagaaaatactaaataatttaagacacACTCATATATTTACTTGACATATATGCGCACTTTTAAACGTAAATCACAGAATCAAGATAGTTGCTCGTAAATCACTTTTTTACAGTAGCGAGTGAGAATCCAAACATTTATTCCCAATTCCAATGCTGTTTTTGCGAAAAGCTTCTCGctcgatttttattcttttaatcacTCTAactaagtataattttattaggtACACTGAGAactaaaaaatagtaataattactGTATTTTTGCTTACTCTCAACTTTTAGTCTTTCTTACAGTAATCATTACGCACTACTACAGTAAACATTCTCCCAGTAACTAGTACGGATTTCACAGTAATCATTACGATAAAGACCAGTAATGATTCCGGTGCAATATTttaacggaaaaaaaaaattttttttttcaaatggtttttatttttttctaataattttatagtttaatttatattcgtcGTTTCGCATATatcctattttattaattaaaattacgcactgttttacaatttttgaaaacataTTGACGGGATTTGAACCTAAGATTCCGGAATGACAGCCTAATATGCTAACGCTGAGCTAACAATCTATTCTACAGTAACTATTATGAATCTCATATATCTCTAAACTGCTCTGAATTCGCGCGATAGAACGAATATGGAGAGCCAACAGTAATGGTTACTGAATCGCACATTCTGAATAATGAAACTTTtcagtaattatttcttttttattatttctttcatagACAGTATCGCTTACAATCTTAATCTTTAGATATTACTGTGGTTTTTAGCAgacattactttttttttaagtgagcATCTGTGTATTTATTGAGATTAAAAGATGAGAATGAACGAAAATTCAGAGACTTACTGTTTTTCGATTCTCAGTGTATGTCAATTTTATACACCTTTCTTTTGTAGTTACGCAccattatttacaaaaaaataaaattaattattaaaatgtgtgGACAGATTGCCCCATTAAAATAAGACATATAGCCCCGACCATTTTATAGTCTTTAACACCTTGCGAATTTTAGATTATGCAGACTTAAGATTTGACGCTTCTCATttgataactatatataataactgaTAACATTATGAATTGCTTGCCTTAATTTGAGTTAAATTGTCTTGAGTTAATTGACTAACTGTCGCACaacaattttttcgaaaaatgtgaataattatttttacttttttttgtaatgcATATTGCGTCTGTGAAAAGCATCGCAAGAGAACAAAAGCTTCGAACTTCTGAATCTCTTGTGTAGagctttttttcaattatttgttaaaatggTAAAGATATCTATCTCTTAACACCTGAGATAGCACTGATAGCAGTACTATGAACACATAGCTTTCGTAGAGagatagccccggtctcccctactgaATAGTACGCgtgtatctatatatgttatatatgtacaattaaaatataagttatttttgTTCCTGTAATAATAACATGTAAATAAGTAATCtcacaaaaaatatctctaagatatactaaaatttttagaatttttggaTATCATATTGAAGATGACAGAAGATTACTCATCTCCTTTTCAATTTTGGTTGGGCAGCAAGTTGTTCATTGGAATTTACGAACCGGATGACGtaaaagtaaagaaagaaCGTTCACTGCaatacgtttttattatatcttaataaGCATCAGCTATAAactatactttatataaattatacgtaatatgtatataagttattaattaatgttagtaataaagattatatatgtatacatatataatctttattactaacattaattaataacttaaataaCTCTGATTAGTTTacaactaataaaatatatgttaattatgcGAACGAAACAAACGTGCGAACGTCACTACAATGcagtgaaaaataaataatttttttatgttttagaCTATCTTACAgagtaaaaattgtatagatAAAAGTATGCTGTATAAAGTTGTTCCTCTACTTGGTATGGGATTGATCACTGCTCCTGGTAAGATATATCTACAAGAGTAAAGCATTATACTATAATTGCTTTTTAAGTACGTAATTTATAGTtactttctttgtaattaatttaaggaaataattataatttattattatttcgtaacCGTTTATATTCTAGCTgcatttataatgtattaaatgatATACCATAAGTCACATGAATATACGAGGTGTCCCATTTAAAACAGCACGGTCGAATAGCTCATAAAGGAAGGGgttgatgaaaaaatatttcagataaaagttgtaaagTTGCTCGAAGGGGGCCAATAGAtgagtttattaaatttttggttCGGAGCACGTGTTGGGTTCAGTAAGACCCAAGcctaattttttaagtaaagatttctattttttaatatttcatcgttttcatactaattaatttaaacaacttttgtctgaaacacttttttttatttgtcatatattttttaagatattcaaGGGAAacttgataattttttcaatgtttagCTTACGACATATGTCTATAATTGCTTGTCGGAGGAAAAAGTGGTACATGACATTTTGACATAATTTGGTCTAAAGAATGTGCTGTTAAATGTGCAATAATACCTcaactttaaataattgcgTATATAAGTACAAGAAAAGCAGGCTAAATGAGAGCCAGATGTAGTAATTAATACGCAAAAGTTTAGCCCATTTCTCTTCTACTCGTAGATTTCCAACAGAGCCATATATATCTAATGTAATTGTGTATACATCTCTTTGGAGCTTCTATGTatgcacaaatatttaaaaaagtttaggTGTTATTGCAAGAGAATATTCTTGAGactaaattaagttaaaaagtcCTGTACCACTTTTCCCTCCAACAAACAATTGTCGAAATAttgtaagctaaatattgaaaatgttaCCAAGATAATTGGCACACGCGAAATAAAACTCattttgtttatatgtatacaaaatgaggcaataattattactacCTTAAATATCTTTGAATCTATAAAGGTCTAGAGAGaaagatttttgtaattaaaattgcacTGTATGTACGAAGGGAGTTATCATAtggcgataataatttttgtccaGTCACTTCGGAGATATCACGGTcaacttcattttttaaaataaattttgttgtgAGGCAAATTTTGTGGTGTCGACGGTTCTTCATTGCAACATCGAGCTGCCAGCGCAAGttcacggagaaaattttatagtaaatattactatggtgtcgcactagctgcggaccatcgaggaattttaagttaaattactatgtttatggtaaaaattacgttatttaatcgtttttaaaacaataattatagtattttaacttgaaattcctcgatggtccgcagctagtgcgacaccatagtaatatttactataaaattttctccgtgttgCGACAATTGCCAAATATACCTGAGGTGGCATTCCAGG
This sequence is a window from Temnothorax longispinosus isolate EJ_2023e chromosome 11, Tlon_JGU_v1, whole genome shotgun sequence. Protein-coding genes within it:
- the LOC139821868 gene encoding uncharacterized protein, whose protein sequence is MRDAGLIDKCQRAVFVLPSFDGARMDWRNEESDQSSVENLKWDENDHPAARTKDAAAAATAVAALNRHVCSQGIQVGIGICKDIGNFTSALENLELETKNYLGFRTSDVQTDYFNDSEQEQTVPLFKTREKSTFQLVIQGPEILIFQGIRHSPADIALYWKKDSRMWLWKSVRLARKLKRTKAKTIPAGALYREDLS